In one Lolium rigidum isolate FL_2022 chromosome 3, APGP_CSIRO_Lrig_0.1, whole genome shotgun sequence genomic region, the following are encoded:
- the LOC124694704 gene encoding uncharacterized protein LOC124694704, producing the protein QSASPPPMSSCGRYILHRVCRFDTLAGVAIKYGVEVADVKRVNGLTADLQMFAHKTLRIPLPGRHPPAAVAAPHSPPSSSPIAAREWTTRRPPKNAALDPFPKPPRSTVSPSMSLLQGYYGLAPAPERDAADEVTEMVTANKGHHRKARSISTSFPVVNGDESWETDDAEKQIRRRQKADIELTAWEDNSGGLSARAAGQGLALRPKSGSRPDMNSSQQDLLAAGLVPSYGDGLLAVRKSSSTPEFQDSDNSIASVWLRSKWNLKPDAFTLPLQIMLLDSLPKPLFDNLPKPIAAWRNKAARD; encoded by the exons cagtcggcgtcgccgccgcccatgtcATCCTGCGGCCGCTACATCCTCCACCGCGTCTGCAGGTTCGACACGCTCGCCGGCGTCGCCATCAAGTACGGCGTCGAG GTGGCTGACGTGAAGCGGGTGAACGGCCTCACCGCCGACCTGCAGATGTTCGCGCACAAGACGCTGCGGATCCCGCTGCCGGGGAGGCacccgcccgccgccgtcgccgcgccccaTTCCCCTCCGTCCTCCTCCCCAATCGCCGCCAG GGAATGGACAACGCGACGCCCTCCGAAAAATGCTGCATTGGATCCATTTCCGAAACCGCCGAGGAGCACGGTCTCGCCATCCATGAGCCTCTTGCAGGGATACTATGGCCTTGCTCCGGCTCCTGAGCGGGATGCAGCAGATGAAGTCACCGAAATGGTGACAGCTAATAAAG GTCATCACAGGAAAGCTAGAAGCATATCGACTAGCTTCCCTGTTGTAAATGGGGATGAAAGTTGGGAGACTGATGATGCTGAAAAACAAATAAGGCGTCGCCAGAAAGCCGATATTGAGCTCACAGCATGGGAGGACAACAGCGGTGGCCTGTCGGCGAGGGCCGCCGGGCAAGGCTTGGCGCTGAGGCCAAAGTCGGGCAGTCGGCCAGATATGAACAGTAGCCAGCAAGATCTCTTAGCGGCTGGGCTGGTGCCTTCGTACGGTGATGGCCTGCTGGCCGTCAGGAAATCATCAAGCACCCCGGAGTTCCAAGATTCAGACAACAGCATTGCTTCAGTGTGGCTGAGGAGCAAGTGGAACTTGAAGCCAGACGCCTTCACTCTTCCTCTCCAAATCATGCTCTTGGACAGCCTCCCAAAGCCTCTCTTCGACAACCTCCCGAAGCCCATCGCTGCTTGGAGAAACAAAGCTGCCAGGGATTAA